The Lasioglossum baleicum chromosome 10, iyLasBale1, whole genome shotgun sequence genome contains the following window.
TTCGAATGTAAGTAACCAAATTTACGCGTATTCGTCGAATTTCCTGTTTGATTTCGTAATgtagactctgttctttaattctTGTAAAAATCAGCAGCCAGAATTTGCCAGAGATTGTTTAACTTTAAAGTTTGTGAACAGTTTGCGATCACTCATAAAGAGGGTTTAAGATTTTTGTGGTTCATAGTACTGACTGAGAGgagtagaaaatgtttaatcaatgtaggtcataaaattaatacttctagtgtaaaacggaattttatgttttcttgtGACAGCACATAAACGAATAGGATAGCTGTATGAGATTTAAAAGACTGATACCTTATATTACTTACTTAATTgtatctgatatgaagaatgttttgtgaaagatttttttttaatattctgaaaattgacaggattagagtaaaaattgcacgagtaaATATGACAAGCATTGATAACTGTGTGCCCACACGGCGATAGACGAACACTCAGTAATCGATGAAAACTCTGAACAGGATTCTggttattataaatgtttttagAATCCAAGACTTTCGGTTTTCTGTGCAAGTCAAGTAACTGGCGCGATCTCCTCGGCTGCGGCCGCGAACTCTCAATCACGGTTTTGAGGAATCGGTCTCGGTCGTAAGGGTTTCCCGTAATAAACAcgaatttttgggaaaaatggctATATTTCCCTGTCCAGAGAACGTCAGTATCTCTCCTATAGTGTAGGTGTGTATTCAGTTCATGGATGTGTGTACAAAACTGAAACGATGTATGTATAACTAGAAGTGTAAATAAGTCTATCTAATCAAGTGTGTATGTCTGTAAATATATGAGGTTTTTATTTTAGTGTCGGTTTCAGTTCATTTTGTGACTAAAAACGCTAGTAACTTTAATTTCCGCGGAAATGCTCCTATCATTGATGTAaatgactataaaaagttttaaaaaatttgtttgtggTCCAAATTACCATAAATTTAAAGAATGAAGTTGCAATAGGAAGCTGCGTTTGATCAGTATGATtttttatcagctagattggcGTTTGGGCCCACTGTGGGTCGGGTCGAAGAGAGCCGGGCTGGCTCGATTTGGGTGCGCGATACTTAATGACACATCGAGCCGATGTGTCAGTGGCCCGCGTCTAGACGCAGTTCTGATGAAGTATGACAAATGGAGTATAAAAGGCATTGGGttaacaaaacgctgcgtcctgacgcgcaaaggagatcccaccgctagatcgcgactttacggTGTTCATCAGGCATGTGCGGGTCGTCGGAtattcgggttcgggtcgggtcgcagattCGGGCCCGAGATTTTCCCAAGAGATTTTACCCGAGACTTTCGGGCCGCCCGATGTGTCATGAAGCCCGCCCGGCTCTCTTTGACCCGAAAATCGGGCGGCTCGCACATCCCTAGTGTTCATACTTACGCGGGCCATACACAGACTCGCAGCTACCACTATCGGGCCTTGCGTCGAGAAATACATCTTCCAACAAGTTGCGTATATGAATTTGATGAACCTGATTTTATGAAAAGGTATTATACGATACGTTTCAGAAACGAGAAGAAATATTGTATACCTACTCCGCTCCTTGTTGATGCAACTTCACGATACCGAGTATGTTCCGAGTCTCTACTTCTTGTCTCTCGACGGGAGGTAGATCTTCCGATTTATCGAACGCGACGTCACAACGATGCCTGTCGTATGTAATAACAGTGACAGTTGTTAGTTACTAATTGGAGACTAATATGGTGACGCGATGTGTTTTCGAACGCGTCTTACTTGGTGATCCGAAATAATCCGGCTGCGTGCAGCATGGTGATAAACGTTGTGCCGTCGCTTCCTAAGATGGCGGAGCATGGCAAAATGGCACAAGCGAGCATGTGCAACAGCATCAAGCAAGAAAGCTTAGGGTTCTTCGGAAAATAGTACAGTTTAACGCCGGGCGCCCAGTTGCTGGGGAAATAGATCCCCAGCAGGTTATATGACGTCAGGCAACCCGCATTCAGAAAGACAACGACTGTAACGGAGTAGGCACGGTTTaagaatagaaataaataataccTATACCAACGGAAAGGATGATTCCTCGAGGTCATCTTTCGACAAGGTTAACAAGGCCATCGGTATGCTTTTTAATGCAACCTTGTAACGTTTCATCAATACTCTTGTAGACTCTGGAAAGACGAATCCAGCGACCTAAACAACCATACCATTTCGCTCATTATGCTATTTGTCTCCGCAAGCATCGAATGCCATACGATTCAGACACAAATGTCGGAAAAGAGTGAATCAGCGAAATGTTATTATCAAActgcgtattttatgcatttctgacacaAATGGATACATGTAAtttcaagcagtggacatgtcaaaaatatttaaggacgtcaaagtatcagtttcagcttaataggataattaaaggaagaatacaatttttatttgactcctgtgtcctgagattaatgcaaacattttttgttttgcacagagatccgcggtctagttattataATCGTTGGACTCGCATTTCCATGCTCTAcagcagcgctcggatttacatACTcgcgagtttcgaaggctacgccccacTATGGGACAGACCGacaaaatctgtgtcaaaatcaaagaactttcgatagaaatgagatagagcgatgaaatttttttaaaatgaaagctgaaactttgcagaatatggaacaATTATGGAGATtttggtacgaacgttttttaaccttgaaagaattcgttacactcgcacaatttcaagaaaattgtggtttttccaatactacGCGCGGAAAAGAATtgttttaacatgcgacacatcatttctcgtagattttttcacgctgatttcaaatctggtctgtAATGCATTACAGTCACGCTGTATGATTATTTTATGATTATTttcaatgtgttttatatatgagaatacaatattccttcaaactagtgagTTCCCAATTCATTTCAAGgaaaaaataatgtcataagctgtgtgttcacaaaaatcgatttcttgcaaaatcttgaggtcgtagacaaattttgaagccagatttgaaatcagcgtgaaaaaatctacgaggaatgatgtgtcgcatgttaaaaaaaatattttccgcgcgtggtgttGAGAAAACCACAATGTTCTTGAGATTGTGCAAGTTtatcgaattttctcaaggttaaaaaacgttcgtaccataatctccctatgttcccatattctgcaaagtttcagctttaattttaaaaaatttcatcgctctacctcaattctatcgaaagttctttgattttgtctccgatttggacgaaaggtcccactgtgtgcCCCCTCGACCCGGCAGTAACACCCAGGCAGAACGCAAGATTgcgttttaaaaaataccaatgaccttgaaatctagTTACCATATGACCTGGAGAAAAGATTCGTTCCACTGTTACACGCGTCTCTTGAGATCCGTTATTACTTGTGAAAAGACGATTCCACCAGTCCGCGTCGATATCTTGTGCATACATTATTTTGCGTTCTTTCGGATCGGTGATTTCGTTTCTCTGAGTCTCTACGGTGTCGAACAGCACACGTATCTAAATGAATAAAAGGGAACCATTATGCGAGCGGAAGTTTCTAATATACTGTCGCTCTCAAGACATTTCGCAGGCTCTTCTGAAATTGTCTATCGATATAGCGACGTCTCGCTCTTGTACTCCTTGAAAATAATCTATTTACAATGACTTATTATTTACAGTGGCTTGCAGTAAGGTTCGCACGCTCTTTAAAAGAGAATAGTCCTCTCGAAGGCTGCTATTCGCAACTTTTCTGATCctttttcagaattttgaaGCTACGATTCACAAATTTGTCGCccgaatgtttaaaaaattgaaccatcTAGCAGCACCTGTTATTTGGACAGCTGCTTGCAGACTTGCGATGCTTTTAGCATAACctcgaaataaatattaatgcgaGGAACGcctatgcaatataaaatatgggAGACTGAATTAATACACAGGGGAATGAATTGGCAATGAAAGGGCAATGATTCTTCAAATTCAAAtgataattgtgaaaaaaagatatgatatgaaggaggtaagttcgattattttcgttttttaaaaatctgaatatcttaattaacaaccgcgAAAAggaatgatacagttaagggtatttaccctcatatcatccttatatggTGGGTTAGCgctttaaaattttagggggttatctttcaacctaaaaccattgttttccacgcaatatcaataaaaattgtgggtggtgCCGCGGCCGCGTGCACCATTCTTAGCCTGTTAGACCCAAATTTAGACTGGGTTATTTCAACTTAGGACTGAAATAGTAAAACAGGTATTGAAACCTGAAAATTTGAGCTTACGTCCGCAATGTTTGACAAGAAACACAGGTATCTCGTCAGCAGGATCAAGTAAAACGTCGTATTCGTGGCGAAATTGACGACATTATCCCGAGTACTTTCCTCGTCCAAAAACCCGAGAAACTGTAAATAACAATTCACAATACTTGGCAAAATTAGGCACATTCCCGTGAACCTGAGGAAAGATGATTAATATTGAGAGATCAACACCTGGAACACAAACTCTACCGTAATTGTGAACGTGTACAGAAATCTCTTCGCATAGACAGTCCAGCTATCGTCGTACGGCCCTAGTCCAACAATATTTAGAAAAACCTTGACGATCTTTAGATGAATATTCGCGTCCTTTTGAAAGTCGTCCATTGCAGCTCCGAAGCTAGTTGCTCGATGTGACGTCGATGGACGAATGACAGGCAGCCGGGACGACCACCTCGATCGTCACATTTTTGCCAGAGAGAACTTTGTTGTTCGAAAAGTTGGGGAAGCTTCGACTGCCTAATAATGGGAACGGAGCAATCGGTGTCCTACAATGTTCGAATTCAAGAAAAGCCGTAACATTCCAGTGAAAAAGAAATCAGGCCGCTTTTGACTTCGACCCCGTAATTTGTTGCGATTCCGACGCAACAACTCGCGAGGGGTGCAGTCTATTGTCGCGAACGGATCGATCACCGCCAGCTAGTAATCATCCTGCTCGGTCGTGGCCACTTCGAAAATTGTCTTTCGTTTTTCCGCGAGTCTCGACGTTTTGGTGCGTTATTTATTCAAAGGATACGCATCGAAGTAAACGCACAACAGAGTAAGGGGACacttgaaaaaatatttcgGAGACCTGCCGGCTCAGTTGTTGTCTAGCTACCGAGCTGTGACCTTCGTCTGAAGATCGTCCAGGTTTCCGTCAATTTTGTCGGAGTTTTTGTAGATTTATGTACAAGTGCATTATACGTCAGTAATATCAGTGATGCATCTTCGACAATGTCGGGCGGGTGTGATTTTAAAAAGTGAAGTCGCTATTTGTTCCAGGTGCTTGGCTCGATCAAGGAAAATCATGTTCGGGAAAACAACTACAAAAATACCTGGACACCTGGTTTATCACTCCGGTCGTAAGTTGAAACGACCCAGTCACAATCCTGTTTCCTCGCGTTCGTTACTCCTCAACGAACCTTGATATTCAGCACAAAAATCCTCAAACTAGTTATTATTAACACTAACCCTACCATCACCGgacaaaatgaccggttccagattttttattttgcgattgtgatatattaaaaataatttcgtaACAAAAGATTGCATAggtatctttagtggagcacatattacaataggagatttttattataagagaACAtgcaccagttacttttaaggctcggtaggtttagcgttaactgTATGGAACATCTGGGGGCCTACAGCCTCTTCTTCCTCAAATGCAACTCTCTTTTTACAGGTCCCCGTCGTTCCTCCTCCTTCGGAttgaatcaataaaattaaGTCGAGCTGATGTTACTTTGATCGAACACGCGAAAGAATCATTGGAAAAAACTGATTAGTTTGCATTCTCCTGTGTATTAATTCAGTCTcccatattttatattgcataggCGTTCCtcgcattaatatttatttcgagGTTATGCTAAAAGCATCGCAAGTCTGCAAGCAGCTGTCCAAATAGCAGGTGCTGCTAgatggttcaattttttaaacgttCGGTCGACGTGAAACGTATCttcaaaattctgaaaaagGATCAGGAAAGTTGCGAATAGCAGCCTTCGAGAAGACTATCCTGTTTTAAAGAGCGTGCGAACCTTACTGCAAGTCACTCTAAATAATAAGTTATTGTAAATAGATTATTTTCCAGGAGTACAAGAGCGAGACGTCGTTCTATCGATAGACAATTCCAGAAGAGCCTGCGAAATGTCTTTACCGTCATGATATTAGAAACTTCCGCTCGCATAATGGTTCCCTTTTATTCATTTAGATACGTGTGCTGTTCGACACAGTAGAGACTCGGAGAAACAAAATCATCGATTCAAAAGAACGCAAAATAATGTATGCACAAGATATCGACGCGGACTGGTGGAATCGTCTTTTCACAAGTAATAACGGATCTCAAGGGACGCGTACAAACAGTGGAACGAATCTTTTCTCACGGTCATATGGTAACTAGATTTCAAGGTtattggtattttttaaaacacaATCTTGCGTTTTGCCtgggggtcattccatgccgagtcgatcactttttgcaggcaccatcgtcgattttgtcctacatgaaatatgttgtagtccatgaaatattagggggggtttaagtcatcattttgccggtttcgaattttttttagaaatggcaggcgttcagttttcaatttttgcccatttcggcgaaaacgggcctcgcttacaAATTTtcatctcgggaactgttttttttctattgtttatttataaaggtcgcattaacatcgaggtcattagcgaccactttTGGTATACAGTTataagtacattcttttgttatcCCAATAATACATAagtgtaaatataattaaattttgtagtaTAGGTCTATTTTTGAGGAAAGTAAGAACGCTTGTAATAATCTTTTGGGCGTTGAGGCATTCACTCAGATTGGTTGGAATGTTGTGGGCTTGTCGTTGTGTCTGAAGGGCTGGGCACTCGAGGAGGATATGTTCGATAGATAGTGGtatgtgacgccaattttaattacaccatctttttcaagggctcattttaaaggggaaacttcaagtaatacaaccatatttttttcaaaattgaaatcactccggcccctcatcgaaaaaaatgtaaaacaagAATTCGTTtccatttttcgacattataaagttgattttcgaggttgaagaaattattttgtaataggtcaatccttcccgaataaaacaaaaaacaaaatgtagctcaatcggacaaacagttcccgagatgaaaattcgtaagcgaggcccggtttcgccgaaatgggcaaaaattgaaaactgaacGCCTGCCGTTTCTAAAAAagattcgaaaccggcaaaatgatgacttaaaccctccCTAATAtatcatggactacaacatatttcatttagaacaaaatcgacgatggtgcctgcaaaaagtgatcgattcggcatggaatgacccctgGGTGTTACTGTAGAGCAGGCCTGGGCGACGCTAGCTCGATAAACACATGTTgctccttctcttgctcggtaagacaGTCCCCACCACGTCCACTCCGACAGATGAGTAGCAGCAACAAGTGTTTtttgagccagcgtcgcccaggtctgctGTAGAGGATGAAAACGCGAATCCAACGATTACAATAAGATTTCGATGATTCAATTCTTTAGACATTCGATGCTCTCAGACAAAAATTgataatacagggtgacaagaaataacggagttaatcatttcttattataattctgtcaaattgacgaattttgaaaaaccaaataataacaaccataacatggacttttagtattcatatatttaagaagtttcgaaatggccaccctttgcgccgatacagaggctcaaacgtgtcttgaaattttcggcaatgggccgcagctcttctggcgtcattcggtcccactcctggtacagagattttttcaatgactccaaatttttatggggccgagcacaggccctggcctccaaaatcgaccacacgctgtagtccatcgggttgagattcggtgagtacggcggccattccacaaaTGTGATGAAAcatggaaaatgggctttgcaccactcctgagtagTCCTGAGTCGTTTttgccctgtgggccggcgcggaattctgctgtaacgtccattccggatcgctgaggtgctgttgggcccacagaactACGACGGCtgcgagaatgtcccgtcgatacacttcttggttgattttgaccccttgattcacgaaaaccgtagcacatcccattttccaggtttcatcacatctgcggaatggccgccgtactcaccggatctcaactctatgaactccagcgtttggtcgattttagaggccagggcctgtgctcagccccataaaagtttcgagtcgctgaaaaaatctttgCGCCGGGTGTGAGACCGAGTGACgccaaaatttcaaaacacgtttgagcctctgaatcggctcaaagggtggccacttcgaaacttcttaaatatatgaatactaaaggtctatgttatggttgttatcatttggtttttcaaaattcgtcgatttgacagaattataataagagatgtttaactccgttatttcttgtcaccctgtaatgaTCGAAATGGTATTTGTTGAGGTCGCTGGAATCGTTTTTCTAAACTCTACAAGAGTATTGATGTGATATTACAAAGTTCACCCGTAGAcaacggatttgatgcatttataataaaaatgtgtaggcacaatttaaaacagtaaaaacattagacaaatttcagaaaaatctagtaaacatattaatgtataatacaTCAGCATAAAGTTCATGTAACAGCAAAAATAGTGGGGGAAACTTAAATACGATTGTTTCAATCCGTCTGAAAATCGATGGAGATTCAGCCTATCTGTTCAACATACCTTCTTCGATGTTTCAGCGAAATTCTGTTTCCGATTGAATCTCCACACGCTGTTTAAAATGACCAATCGCATCGTGTATTCGAATACAGGTTCGTCCACGTGAATTGTTCCGAGAAATTATTCGACAGTGAATC
Protein-coding sequences here:
- the LOC143212638 gene encoding uncharacterized protein LOC143212638 isoform X1, translating into MTSRNHPFRWYRYYLFLFLNRAYSVTVVVFLNAGCLTSYNLLGIYFPSNWAPGVKLYYFPKNPKLSCLMLLHMLACAILPCSAILGSDGTTFITMLHAAGLFRITKHRCDVAFDKSEDLPPVERQEVETRNILGIVKLHQQGAEFIKFIYATCWKMYFSTQGPIVVAASLCMARAYDYIKLQPSLENRELLVHLTLVPLILFYSYIINNICQMCLDTSGDVFWSLSDAPWYKGTIASQKMTLFLLQHCKPIGFTFAGGYQANLEGFSVNIKLAFSYFTVIASM